A portion of the Edaphobacter bradus genome contains these proteins:
- the pruA gene encoding L-glutamate gamma-semialdehyde dehydrogenase produces MATADIAPPSTARTAQTPFANEPFVDFSLAENNRAIEAALAKVESELGREYDMIVGGRRLKTAGKIRSVNPARPTQVVGIHQRAEAEHAEGAMQAALAAFPAWSRTPVAQRAALLFRAADLIRERKFEFCAWLTFEVGKNWGEADADVGETIDFLEFYGREALRLDQAKTPIQFPGERNQLRYIPLGVGAVIPPWNFPFAIMAGMTAASIVCGNTVVLKPSVDAPTVAALYMGVLEEAGLPSGVVNLCPGEGPDFGSAIVEHPQTRFIAFTGSKAVGLEIHERAARTQPGQIFIKRTILEMGGKDSIIVDADCDLDAAVEGVVASAFGFNGQKCSACSRAIVDASIYDVFCDRLQARVKAIQTGDPVKNVYTGPVISEKAYKKVLNYIEIGKTEGRVLNGGHAVETSEGGYYIAPTVIADVAPTARIALEEIFGPVLAVIKSQGFDQALSIANNTEYGLTGSIYSNSRERLDRASEEFHVGNLYLNRKSTGAMVGAHPFGGFNMSGTDSKAGGPDYLLLFTQAKSVGERLGGAPAPDPQADHMGM; encoded by the coding sequence ATGGCAACCGCAGATATCGCCCCTCCCTCGACTGCGCGCACCGCGCAGACACCCTTCGCCAACGAGCCTTTCGTCGACTTCTCTCTAGCTGAAAACAATCGCGCCATCGAGGCCGCCCTCGCCAAAGTTGAGAGCGAACTCGGTCGCGAGTACGACATGATCGTTGGCGGCCGCCGCCTGAAGACCGCGGGCAAGATTCGCTCCGTCAATCCGGCTCGGCCCACGCAGGTCGTCGGAATCCACCAGCGCGCCGAAGCCGAGCACGCTGAAGGCGCTATGCAGGCCGCGCTTGCCGCGTTCCCTGCGTGGAGCCGCACGCCCGTCGCCCAGCGCGCCGCACTGCTCTTCCGCGCCGCTGACCTCATCCGTGAGCGCAAGTTCGAGTTCTGCGCCTGGCTCACCTTCGAGGTAGGCAAGAACTGGGGCGAGGCTGACGCCGACGTCGGCGAGACCATCGACTTCCTCGAGTTCTACGGTCGCGAGGCTCTTCGTCTCGATCAGGCGAAGACGCCAATCCAGTTTCCCGGCGAGCGCAACCAGCTCCGCTACATTCCGCTCGGCGTCGGAGCCGTCATTCCACCGTGGAACTTTCCTTTCGCCATCATGGCGGGAATGACAGCAGCCTCCATCGTCTGTGGCAACACTGTCGTTCTCAAGCCCTCGGTGGACGCGCCCACAGTGGCCGCGCTCTACATGGGAGTGCTCGAAGAGGCCGGCCTGCCCAGCGGCGTCGTCAATCTCTGCCCTGGCGAAGGACCCGACTTCGGCTCCGCCATCGTCGAGCACCCGCAGACACGCTTCATCGCCTTCACCGGCTCCAAAGCAGTTGGTCTCGAGATCCACGAGCGTGCCGCGCGTACGCAGCCCGGCCAGATCTTCATCAAGCGCACCATCCTCGAGATGGGCGGCAAGGATTCGATCATCGTCGATGCCGATTGCGACCTCGACGCTGCCGTTGAAGGCGTCGTCGCCAGCGCCTTCGGCTTCAACGGCCAGAAGTGCTCCGCCTGCTCCCGCGCCATTGTCGACGCCAGCATCTACGACGTCTTCTGCGACCGCCTGCAGGCGCGCGTCAAGGCCATCCAGACCGGCGACCCTGTGAAGAACGTCTACACCGGTCCTGTCATCAGCGAGAAGGCCTACAAGAAGGTCCTCAACTACATCGAGATCGGCAAGACCGAAGGCCGTGTCCTCAACGGAGGCCACGCCGTCGAGACGTCCGAAGGAGGCTATTACATCGCTCCCACGGTCATCGCCGACGTCGCACCGACGGCCCGCATCGCGCTCGAAGAGATCTTCGGCCCGGTGCTGGCGGTCATCAAGTCGCAGGGCTTCGACCAGGCGCTCTCGATCGCAAACAACACGGAATACGGTCTCACCGGCTCCATCTACTCCAACTCACGCGAGAGACTCGACCGCGCCTCGGAGGAGTTCCACGTCGGCAACCTCTACCTCAACCGTAAGTCCACCGGAGCGATGGTCGGCGCTCATCCTTTCGGAGGCTTCAACATGAGCGGGACCGACTCCAAGGCCGGTGGCCCCGATTATCTCCTGCTCTTCACGCAGGCCAAGAGCGTCGGCGAACGGCTCGGCGGCGCGCCGGCGCCTGACCCACAGGCCGACCATATGGGCATGTAG
- a CDS encoding response regulator transcription factor yields MNRLILADNQTIFRAGAARVLALEDDMRIVAQCEDLAKLWTAVEGLRGSIVIVGSSLKPDVPALASKAESLGSHVVLVTENSEPLPDGTAQQLAGVMQRNASGADLLECVRLVARGERYVQRSNVTTIRASDNVGARVRARLTPKEMQIVALIVQGCKNKEIALQLCTKEQVIKNYLRGIYDKTGVSDRLELALFTIHHRVLAEAAAKAGDLIEMRSA; encoded by the coding sequence ATGAACCGACTCATTCTGGCGGACAATCAGACGATCTTCCGGGCCGGCGCGGCGCGCGTGCTGGCACTGGAGGACGACATGCGCATCGTTGCGCAATGCGAGGACCTGGCAAAGCTCTGGACTGCAGTTGAAGGGCTGCGAGGCTCAATAGTGATCGTCGGCTCAAGCCTGAAACCCGATGTCCCTGCGCTGGCCTCGAAGGCAGAGAGCCTCGGCAGCCATGTCGTACTCGTCACGGAGAACTCCGAGCCGCTCCCAGACGGGACGGCGCAACAGTTGGCCGGCGTTATGCAGCGGAACGCGAGCGGGGCCGATCTGCTGGAGTGCGTGCGGCTGGTGGCTCGCGGAGAGCGGTATGTGCAGCGCTCCAATGTAACGACGATCCGTGCCTCGGACAACGTCGGCGCTCGTGTGCGCGCCAGGCTGACTCCGAAGGAGATGCAGATCGTCGCCCTGATCGTGCAGGGCTGCAAGAACAAGGAGATCGCGCTGCAACTCTGCACCAAGGAGCAGGTCATCAAGAACTATCTTCGCGGCATCTACGATAAGACCGGCGTCTCAGACCGGCTGGAGCTTGCGCTGTTTACCATCCATCACCGAGTTCTGGCTGAGGCGGCTGCAAAGGCCGGCGACCTGATCGAGATGAGGTCTGCCTGA
- a CDS encoding response regulator: protein MPKPILLAVDDDTSVLEAVVQDLRRHYGQDYRILRAASGGAALDICRQLKERNDIVALFLSDQRMPGMTGVDFLEQAIKIYPEAKRVLLTAYADTEAAIRAINAAKIHYYLNKPWDPPEEKLYPVLDDLLEAWKRGYKPPFEGIRVVGTRWSSTDHAVREFLSRNRIPYLWLNPEQHPEAVDLLKGKGLDDTRLPVVIFGDGTALVQPSSNDLATKLGMPRQAQQKFYDVVIVGAGPAGLAAGVYAASEGLSTLIVEGEAVGGQAGSSSRIENYLGFPQGLSGAQLADRAYIQAQRLGAEFLAQHVTFIRRDNQYQIVRMADDQEITCHVCLIATGVAYCKLDVPGADQLAGAGVYYGAALAEAISCADEIVYIVGGANSAGQAAMHFARYANKVHMLVRGDSLTKSMSKYLIDQIAATPNIIVETCSEITSMCGNSHLESLTLKTPKGEETRPASSVFIFIGAAPKTDWLPKEIAVDGRGFILAGPDLKTKAPAAWKLDRDPYLLETSVPGVFVAGDVRYNSVKRCASAVGEGSIAIQFVHQYLATL from the coding sequence ATGCCGAAGCCCATCTTACTTGCTGTTGACGACGACACCAGCGTCCTTGAAGCCGTGGTCCAGGATCTCCGCCGACACTACGGACAGGACTACCGCATCCTGCGTGCCGCCTCGGGCGGGGCTGCTCTGGACATCTGCCGCCAACTCAAAGAGCGTAACGACATCGTCGCTCTCTTCCTCTCAGACCAGCGCATGCCAGGCATGACCGGCGTCGACTTTCTTGAGCAGGCGATCAAGATCTATCCCGAGGCCAAACGCGTCCTGCTGACGGCCTATGCAGACACAGAGGCCGCCATCCGGGCGATCAACGCAGCCAAGATCCACTACTACCTCAACAAACCATGGGATCCGCCGGAGGAAAAGCTGTATCCAGTCCTCGACGACCTTCTTGAGGCGTGGAAGCGGGGCTATAAACCTCCCTTTGAAGGCATTCGGGTGGTTGGCACACGCTGGTCCTCTACCGACCATGCTGTCCGCGAGTTCCTGTCCCGCAATCGCATTCCCTACCTGTGGCTGAACCCTGAACAGCATCCTGAGGCCGTTGACCTCCTGAAGGGAAAAGGTCTCGATGATACGCGGCTTCCCGTTGTGATCTTCGGCGACGGCACCGCGCTCGTTCAGCCCTCATCGAACGATCTTGCGACCAAGCTCGGCATGCCCAGACAGGCCCAGCAGAAGTTCTACGACGTCGTGATTGTGGGCGCTGGCCCGGCAGGTCTGGCAGCAGGCGTCTATGCGGCCTCCGAAGGCCTGAGCACTCTGATCGTCGAAGGCGAGGCTGTCGGCGGCCAGGCTGGTTCCTCTTCGCGGATTGAGAACTACCTCGGCTTTCCTCAGGGGCTTAGCGGCGCTCAGCTTGCCGATCGCGCTTATATTCAGGCGCAGCGGCTCGGGGCGGAGTTTCTGGCACAACACGTCACCTTTATCCGCCGCGACAACCAGTACCAGATCGTTCGTATGGCGGATGACCAGGAGATTACCTGCCACGTCTGCCTCATTGCGACTGGGGTCGCTTACTGCAAGCTCGACGTCCCCGGTGCAGATCAGCTGGCGGGAGCCGGCGTCTACTACGGCGCGGCGCTAGCCGAGGCGATCTCCTGTGCCGATGAGATCGTCTACATCGTCGGAGGCGCCAACTCCGCAGGGCAGGCTGCGATGCACTTCGCCCGCTACGCCAACAAGGTCCACATGCTGGTTCGCGGCGATTCGCTGACGAAGAGCATGTCAAAGTACCTCATCGACCAGATTGCAGCCACGCCCAATATCATCGTCGAGACCTGCTCGGAGATTACCTCGATGTGTGGAAACAGCCATCTCGAGAGCCTGACCCTCAAGACTCCAAAGGGCGAGGAGACGCGACCTGCCTCTTCCGTGTTTATCTTCATCGGAGCTGCTCCCAAGACAGACTGGCTCCCGAAGGAGATCGCCGTTGATGGTAGGGGATTCATCCTTGCGGGACCCGACCTCAAAACCAAGGCTCCCGCGGCATGGAAGCTCGACCGCGATCCATACCTTCTTGAGACGAGCGTCCCCGGTGTCTTTGTCGCCGGAGACGTTCGCTACAACTCCGTCAAGCGATGTGCCTCAGCCGTTGGCGAAGGCTCCATCGCCATTCAGTTTGTGCATCAGTATTTAGCGACACTTTGA
- a CDS encoding ATP-binding protein codes for MSEQTQIVPSQQINEALFAKLRKAPILSSVKDDDIRCLKGVEEVCLEAGDFLARQGEAAHYFWILLEGDITFYQTTPEGEEIALTSVSAGHSFGEVPLLANIPNAASLRAAGHCCLAQLDEDSFWNLMTTCPGARTAILSNMASRIQKLQSFTVQKEKMASLGTLAAGLMHELNNPGTAARRAASQLRENLLRLHEISARFSKTEMTHEQKECMFDLQEHALAGGHPVLMNSIEQSDAEEALAEWLEAHNIENAWKMAPTLVSAGLSAHQLECAQHAFSGSTLSDALSWLDALVSSMQLVGTIEESIGRVSDLIYAVKSYAYEGKAKNQAVDVNKSIHATLVILGHKLREKEIVLEKDFAADLPPLLSDGTGLNQIWTNLLDNAIDALPQGGRIGVRTWAEKASAEPAHSRTDICISISDNGLGIPIECQAHIFDPFYTTKPIGVGTGIGLGIVHRIVEQYHGSIHFSSMPGNTEFVVRIPSATPEK; via the coding sequence ATGAGCGAGCAAACCCAGATCGTCCCCAGCCAGCAGATCAACGAAGCGCTCTTTGCGAAGCTGCGTAAAGCTCCCATTCTGTCTTCGGTCAAAGACGATGACATTCGCTGTCTTAAGGGTGTCGAAGAGGTTTGCCTTGAGGCGGGCGATTTCCTCGCCCGTCAGGGTGAGGCCGCTCACTACTTCTGGATACTTCTTGAAGGCGACATTACGTTTTATCAGACAACTCCGGAGGGCGAGGAGATAGCGCTTACCTCCGTCAGCGCTGGCCATTCCTTTGGGGAGGTCCCTTTGCTCGCCAACATTCCGAACGCTGCCAGCCTGCGTGCAGCAGGCCATTGCTGTCTCGCGCAATTGGATGAAGATTCCTTCTGGAATCTCATGACCACCTGTCCGGGGGCACGCACGGCAATTCTGAGCAACATGGCCAGCCGTATTCAGAAGCTGCAGAGCTTCACGGTGCAGAAGGAGAAGATGGCCTCTCTCGGCACGCTTGCGGCAGGTCTCATGCACGAGCTCAATAACCCCGGTACTGCCGCGCGCCGCGCCGCCTCGCAGCTTCGTGAGAATCTGCTCCGGCTACACGAAATCTCCGCTCGCTTCAGCAAGACAGAGATGACGCATGAGCAGAAGGAGTGCATGTTTGACCTTCAGGAGCATGCCCTAGCTGGAGGCCATCCTGTTCTCATGAACTCCATCGAGCAGAGCGATGCCGAAGAGGCGTTGGCCGAGTGGCTCGAAGCACACAACATTGAGAATGCATGGAAGATGGCTCCGACGCTGGTCTCCGCAGGGCTCAGTGCGCACCAGCTCGAGTGCGCCCAGCATGCGTTTTCCGGCTCCACGCTCTCCGACGCTCTCAGCTGGCTTGACGCTCTCGTCTCCAGCATGCAGCTCGTCGGCACCATCGAAGAGAGCATTGGCCGCGTCTCCGACCTCATCTACGCCGTTAAGTCTTACGCCTATGAGGGGAAAGCCAAAAACCAGGCCGTCGACGTAAACAAGAGCATCCACGCCACGCTCGTCATTCTCGGCCACAAGCTGCGCGAGAAGGAGATTGTGCTCGAAAAGGACTTTGCGGCCGACCTTCCTCCGCTTCTCAGCGACGGCACCGGGCTCAACCAGATCTGGACCAACCTGCTTGATAATGCCATCGACGCTCTTCCTCAGGGCGGCCGCATCGGCGTACGCACCTGGGCAGAGAAGGCGTCCGCCGAACCTGCCCATTCGCGTACGGACATATGCATCAGCATCAGCGACAACGGCCTAGGCATCCCCATCGAGTGCCAGGCGCATATCTTCGATCCTTTCTATACAACCAAGCCCATCGGCGTTGGCACCGGCATCGGACTCGGAATCGTCCATCGCATCGTCGAGCAGTACCACGGCTCCATTCACTTCTCTTCCATGCCGGGGAATACGGAGTTCGTCGTTCGCATCCCCAGCGCCACACCAGAAAAGTAG
- a CDS encoding VOC family protein: MPNPFHIAFPVDDLDAARHFYGSTLGCPEGRSSSQWIDFDLFGHQIVAHLKPSSSREKTHHNPVDGCDVPVPHFGVVLTMDQWEALADRLRRAGITFIIEPYIRFKGEVGEQATMFFLDPAGNALEFKAFADIGQLFAT; encoded by the coding sequence ATGCCCAACCCATTCCATATCGCCTTTCCTGTCGATGATCTCGACGCTGCCAGACACTTCTATGGATCCACGCTCGGTTGTCCTGAAGGCCGCAGCTCCTCCCAGTGGATCGACTTTGATCTCTTCGGCCACCAGATCGTCGCTCATCTGAAACCGTCATCCAGCCGCGAGAAGACGCACCATAATCCCGTAGATGGATGTGACGTTCCTGTACCTCACTTCGGTGTCGTGCTTACGATGGACCAGTGGGAGGCGCTCGCGGACCGGCTGCGTCGCGCAGGCATCACCTTCATCATCGAACCCTACATTCGCTTCAAAGGCGAGGTCGGCGAGCAGGCCACGATGTTCTTTCTTGACCCGGCGGGCAACGCGCTTGAGTTCAAGGCATTTGCTGATATCGGTCAGCTCTTCGCGACATAG
- a CDS encoding glycoside hydrolase family 95 protein yields MSNRTTRRRFLATSAAAATVLSQGGVFAAAQEPSPADDATPYKLFFGQPAANWADSLPVGNGRLGACVFGNPAKERIQLNEDSIWDGEVRDRNNPNAGAAVKKMRELLFAGQLGEAEVLALTDFLAIPRRMPCYQTLGDLHLDFGTMEGVTDYRLELNLDTAIVATTFTHQGVLYTREVFSSAPDQVIVMRFTASQPGKLSFTATLDRPANFKTAAAAQNRITLFGEALPVNDNPGQQVKERQIGVRYYAELLASITDGSVSTHGDALSVSNATAVTLLLDCATSYRYPEGDSAMRAAVAANLLAASSRPYLDLRNRHVVDHRIYFRRAEISLGPARDANANVPTDQRLHRVKQGGEDLGLLNIYFQFGRYLLISSSRPGTLAANLQGIWNEAVDPPWGSKYTININIQMIYWLAERANLPAFHVPLFDLIDRTRTPGYLTAQRYYDGRGYVVHHNTDIWGDSVPVDGIGGGVWPMGAAWLSLHLWDHYDYSGDYAFLRDRAYPRLRENALFLLDYLVEDPESGHLFTGPSCSPENKYQLPDGSSWNLCMAPTMDIEITRAVLSRLLQSSDLLAASADWDATADADLYTRARTALIRLPAFQIGKAGNLQEWQQDYADHEPGHRHISHLFALFPDDQISPHRTPHYAKAARVTLDRRLAAGGGSTGWSRAWIVCCMARLDDGDAAYQNLLALLRDSTRANLFDICGVKEDSPYQMDGNLGGPTGMVEMLLQSHASGSNADPAHTRGPSATGNVIRLLPALPKAWPTGSFRGLRARGGLEVDLAWENGKATTATLRAKLDLTHRIIAPKGQRVAAVFPPTMSPMPADTPDEIVLPVKAGVSYRLNFA; encoded by the coding sequence ATGAGCAACCGCACCACCCGCCGTCGATTTCTTGCTACTTCTGCTGCTGCCGCCACTGTACTGTCTCAGGGGGGCGTCTTCGCGGCGGCGCAGGAGCCCTCGCCTGCCGACGACGCGACACCTTACAAACTCTTCTTCGGTCAGCCGGCGGCGAACTGGGCTGATTCGCTGCCGGTCGGCAATGGCCGGCTTGGAGCCTGCGTCTTTGGCAATCCGGCGAAGGAGCGCATCCAGCTCAACGAGGACTCGATCTGGGATGGTGAGGTGCGTGACCGCAACAACCCCAATGCGGGCGCAGCGGTCAAGAAGATGCGCGAGCTGCTCTTCGCCGGGCAGCTCGGCGAGGCTGAGGTATTGGCGCTCACGGACTTCCTTGCCATCCCACGCCGCATGCCCTGCTATCAGACACTCGGCGATCTGCATCTGGACTTCGGCACGATGGAAGGGGTCACCGACTATAGGCTCGAACTCAATCTGGATACAGCGATCGTCGCGACCACCTTCACCCACCAGGGCGTTCTTTACACGCGCGAGGTCTTCAGCTCGGCTCCCGATCAGGTGATCGTGATGCGCTTCACCGCGAGCCAGCCGGGCAAGCTGAGCTTCACAGCGACGCTAGACCGTCCAGCGAACTTCAAGACTGCGGCTGCGGCGCAGAACCGCATCACGCTCTTCGGCGAGGCGCTGCCGGTGAATGACAATCCTGGGCAGCAAGTGAAGGAGCGCCAGATTGGGGTACGCTACTACGCTGAGCTGCTGGCTTCGATCACCGACGGCTCGGTCTCCACGCATGGCGATGCGCTCTCAGTTTCCAACGCGACGGCGGTGACGCTGCTGCTCGACTGCGCGACAAGCTATCGCTATCCCGAGGGAGACAGCGCCATGCGCGCTGCTGTGGCGGCGAATCTGCTTGCCGCGTCTTCGCGTCCGTACCTCGATCTGCGCAACCGACATGTTGTCGATCATCGGATTTACTTCCGTCGAGCCGAGATCTCGCTTGGCCCAGCGCGGGACGCGAATGCCAACGTGCCGACGGACCAGCGGCTTCATCGGGTGAAGCAGGGCGGCGAAGATCTCGGTCTGCTCAACATCTACTTCCAGTTCGGCCGCTATCTGCTCATCTCGAGCTCGCGGCCGGGCACGCTTGCGGCGAACCTGCAGGGCATCTGGAACGAGGCGGTCGATCCTCCTTGGGGATCGAAGTACACCATCAACATTAACATCCAGATGATCTACTGGCTGGCCGAGCGCGCGAATCTGCCTGCGTTCCACGTGCCGCTGTTCGATCTGATCGATCGCACTCGCACTCCCGGTTACCTTACTGCTCAGCGCTACTACGACGGGCGCGGCTACGTCGTCCATCACAACACGGACATCTGGGGCGACTCTGTGCCGGTCGATGGGATCGGCGGCGGCGTTTGGCCGATGGGAGCTGCGTGGCTCTCGCTGCATCTGTGGGACCACTACGACTACTCGGGCGACTACGCCTTTCTGCGCGATCGTGCATATCCTCGGCTGCGCGAGAATGCGCTGTTTCTGCTGGACTACCTTGTCGAAGACCCGGAGAGCGGACATCTGTTCACGGGGCCTTCGTGCTCGCCGGAGAACAAGTATCAGCTTCCCGACGGCAGTTCGTGGAACCTGTGCATGGCTCCGACGATGGACATCGAGATCACACGCGCTGTTCTGTCCAGGCTGCTGCAGTCTTCGGATCTGCTGGCGGCGTCTGCGGACTGGGACGCTACGGCCGATGCCGACCTCTATACCCGCGCGCGGACGGCATTGATTCGGCTGCCGGCGTTTCAGATCGGCAAGGCAGGCAATCTGCAGGAGTGGCAGCAGGACTATGCCGATCACGAACCGGGGCATCGTCACATCTCGCATCTCTTCGCGCTCTTTCCGGACGACCAGATTTCACCGCACCGCACGCCGCACTACGCGAAAGCGGCACGTGTGACGCTCGACCGGCGGCTGGCCGCGGGCGGCGGCAGCACGGGCTGGTCGCGTGCGTGGATCGTCTGCTGCATGGCGCGGCTGGACGACGGCGACGCTGCTTACCAGAATCTGCTTGCGCTGCTGCGGGACTCGACCCGGGCTAATCTCTTCGACATCTGCGGCGTCAAAGAGGACTCGCCGTACCAGATGGACGGCAACCTTGGCGGCCCGACCGGCATGGTGGAGATGCTGCTACAGTCCCATGCGAGCGGGTCGAACGCTGATCCGGCTCACACTCGCGGGCCCAGTGCGACCGGGAACGTCATCCGCCTGCTGCCGGCGCTGCCGAAGGCGTGGCCGACCGGATCGTTCCGCGGACTGCGCGCCCGGGGCGGGCTTGAGGTCGACCTCGCGTGGGAGAACGGCAAGGCGACGACCGCGACCCTTAGGGCCAAGCTGGATCTTACGCATCGCATTATTGCTCCCAAGGGACAGAGGGTCGCCGCGGTCTTTCCACCGACAATGTCTCCCATGCCGGCGGATACTCCGGATGAGATTGTGCTACCGGTGAAGGCGGGAGTGTCGTATCGGCTGAACTTCGCGTGA
- a CDS encoding DUF4139 domain-containing protein has product MRTLASSSLLSSALALTLTLSAQTPKPPHAAIKPTLKPPVTEKATLLPVTRVALYKNGVGYFEHSGSVTGNQSVTIDFTTAQLNDVLQSLTAIDLNGGRISGAGYNSTTPLDQQLQALPLALGNDASAADLYAAIRGAHVEVTGSGAAFTGRILNMEIRSIPGPTENTPPTEKRFLTVISDSGTVRTFELTSATQVRLLDSTLHADLARYLELIASNRSQGLRHLTLRDNAPANGSGTRTLRVSYISEVPIWKSTYRILLTDSPSGTTPQTATLQGWAVVDNTVGTDWNNVQLSLIAGSPQSFLQPISQPIYSHRPEIPIAEEAQLTPQTHLSGDTNAAPAKISAGVAGMSGMGSGSGVAGGVMGGIGAAPSPVLKSPAMGGPMARSAAQSVNFNSAAPMIEYEAAAADSLVPNTTTAAYDDYFEYKLTDPVTIRKNESALVPILQTKIPVERVTLWSPSRTGSPASSLAEAEPRALRALWITNSSSLTLDRGSFSIVENGNFGGEGLLDPIHPSERRLLSYAADQAVRVTIDNSHDTQHVQSITVSRGILRENRAEVSEIEYLVHNAAPDARTVIVEQPVRPGWKLDSGSGNNNDPQPAETTPSAYRFRVANQPGETVRLHIGQRRTFAQVYHLVNTSDEQLTLILRNANASPALTQQLEPVFAAKRAVSGLDRQIQIKQSDINQITEDQKRLRENLSALKGSAEERSLARRYTEELNQQEDKLATLRKDLDGLHQQRETAQQDLTNKIESLNIEEKL; this is encoded by the coding sequence TTGCGAACCCTGGCTTCCTCTTCCCTGCTCTCCTCTGCCCTCGCCCTCACCCTTACCCTCAGTGCCCAGACTCCCAAGCCACCGCACGCGGCCATCAAGCCCACACTCAAGCCTCCCGTCACCGAAAAGGCCACACTCCTCCCCGTCACCCGCGTCGCGCTCTATAAAAACGGCGTCGGCTACTTCGAGCACTCCGGCTCCGTCACTGGCAACCAGTCCGTCACCATCGACTTCACCACCGCCCAGCTCAACGACGTCCTCCAGTCCCTCACCGCCATCGACCTCAACGGCGGCCGCATCTCCGGCGCCGGCTACAACTCCACCACGCCCCTCGACCAGCAGCTCCAGGCGCTCCCTCTCGCCCTCGGCAACGACGCCTCCGCCGCCGACCTCTACGCCGCCATCCGTGGCGCGCACGTCGAGGTCACCGGTTCCGGAGCCGCCTTCACCGGCCGCATCCTCAACATGGAGATTCGCTCCATCCCCGGCCCCACCGAAAACACTCCTCCAACCGAGAAGCGCTTCCTCACCGTCATCTCCGACTCTGGCACCGTTCGCACCTTCGAGCTCACCTCCGCAACTCAGGTTCGCCTCCTCGACTCCACCCTCCACGCCGACCTCGCCCGCTACCTCGAACTTATCGCCAGCAACCGCAGCCAGGGCCTCCGCCACCTCACCCTGCGAGACAATGCTCCAGCCAACGGCAGCGGCACCCGCACGCTCCGCGTCTCCTACATCTCCGAAGTCCCCATCTGGAAGTCCACCTACCGCATCCTCCTCACCGACTCGCCCTCAGGCACCACGCCCCAAACCGCCACCCTCCAGGGCTGGGCCGTCGTCGACAACACCGTAGGCACCGACTGGAACAACGTCCAGCTCTCCCTCATCGCCGGCTCCCCGCAGAGCTTCCTCCAGCCCATCTCACAGCCCATCTACTCCCACCGCCCCGAGATCCCCATCGCCGAGGAAGCCCAGCTCACCCCGCAGACGCATCTCTCTGGTGATACAAACGCAGCGCCAGCAAAGATCTCTGCAGGAGTCGCAGGCATGTCCGGCATGGGTTCTGGCTCTGGAGTTGCCGGCGGAGTGATGGGAGGCATCGGCGCCGCTCCATCACCAGTCCTCAAGTCGCCGGCCATGGGTGGACCTATGGCCCGCAGCGCCGCCCAATCCGTCAACTTCAACAGCGCCGCCCCCATGATCGAGTACGAGGCCGCAGCCGCCGACTCCCTTGTTCCCAACACCACCACCGCCGCCTACGACGACTACTTCGAGTACAAGCTCACCGACCCAGTCACCATCCGCAAAAACGAGTCCGCCCTCGTCCCCATCCTCCAGACCAAAATCCCCGTCGAGCGAGTCACCCTCTGGTCGCCCTCGCGAACGGGGTCCCCGGCCAGCTCGCTGGCTGAGGCAGAGCCCCGCGCCCTCCGCGCTCTCTGGATCACCAACTCGAGTTCCCTCACCCTCGACCGCGGCAGCTTCTCCATCGTCGAAAATGGCAACTTCGGCGGCGAGGGCCTCCTCGATCCCATCCACCCCAGCGAGCGCCGTCTCCTCTCCTATGCCGCCGACCAGGCCGTTCGCGTCACCATAGACAACTCGCACGACACCCAGCACGTCCAGAGCATCACCGTCAGCCGCGGCATCCTCCGCGAGAACCGCGCCGAGGTCTCCGAGATCGAATACCTCGTCCACAACGCCGCCCCCGACGCCCGCACCGTCATCGTCGAGCAGCCCGTCCGCCCCGGCTGGAAGCTCGACAGCGGCAGCGGCAACAACAACGACCCACAGCCCGCCGAGACCACCCCCAGCGCCTATCGCTTCCGCGTCGCCAACCAGCCCGGTGAGACAGTCCGCCTCCACATCGGCCAGCGCCGCACCTTCGCTCAGGTCTACCACCTCGTCAACACCTCTGACGAGCAGCTCACCCTCATCCTGCGCAACGCAAACGCCAGCCCGGCCCTCACCCAGCAGCTCGAACCCGTCTTCGCCGCCAAGCGCGCCGTCTCCGGCCTCGACCGCCAGATTCAGATCAAGCAATCCGACATCAACCAGATCACCGAAGACCAGAAGCGCCTCCGCGAAAACCTCTCCGCCCTTAAAGGCTCCGCCGAAGAGCGCTCCCTCGCCAGACGCTACACCGAAGAGCTCAATCAACAGGAGGACAAGCTCGCCACACTACGCAAAGACCTCGACGGGCTCCACCAGCAGCGCGAGACCGCCCAACAAGACCTCACCAACAAAATCGAATCCCTCAACATCGAGGAAAAACTCTAG